A region of Trueperaceae bacterium DNA encodes the following proteins:
- the acpS gene encoding holo-ACP synthase: MIVAVGLDLVEIARIRRAAENHPRRFLSRCFHPEELAALAGRNDVYPGLAARFAAKEAFAKVWPASLGWRDVWVVKEGRRPVLRASPRLAAAMEREGLVAHVSLSHAVDHAAAVVVLERR, translated from the coding sequence GTGATCGTGGCCGTCGGGCTCGACCTCGTCGAGATCGCGCGGATCAGGCGCGCCGCCGAGAACCACCCGCGCCGCTTCCTCTCCCGCTGCTTCCACCCCGAGGAGCTCGCCGCGCTCGCGGGCCGCAACGACGTCTACCCCGGCCTCGCGGCGCGCTTCGCGGCCAAGGAGGCGTTCGCCAAGGTGTGGCCGGCCTCGCTGGGGTGGCGCGACGTCTGGGTCGTGAAGGAGGGCAGGAGGCCGGTGCTGCGCGCGAGCCCGCGCCTCGCCGCCGCCATGGAGCGCGAGGGCCTGGTCGCCCACGTCTCGCTGTCGCACGCCGTCGACCACGCCGCCGCCGTGGTCGTGCTCGAGCGCCGATGA
- a CDS encoding putative dsRNA-binding protein, with translation MAHPKGVLLERAQKLGLERPEFRTARTGPEHEPSFITDVVLGGEVIGTGQGGTKRTAEKHAAEEALAALEARQATSGKAAAKGKGKQAAKGDGEKATKGKGGAAKGAKDGASAKVAGASGAEAAGDASAAKAAPAAASAAVTDAEDEGAAEVEEGEEAPFDGPWPMFDDLLAAVVAVAERRVFADLRGEEARVAIRDFSLALYKDLLLGLGEIEEEEEEED, from the coding sequence ATGGCACACCCGAAGGGCGTCCTGCTGGAGCGGGCGCAGAAGCTCGGCCTGGAGCGCCCCGAGTTCCGCACCGCGCGCACCGGACCCGAGCACGAGCCGAGCTTCATCACCGACGTCGTGCTCGGGGGCGAGGTCATCGGCACCGGGCAGGGCGGCACCAAGCGCACGGCCGAGAAGCACGCGGCCGAGGAGGCGCTGGCGGCGCTCGAGGCGCGCCAGGCGACGTCCGGCAAGGCCGCGGCGAAGGGCAAGGGCAAGCAGGCCGCCAAGGGCGACGGCGAGAAGGCGACCAAGGGCAAGGGCGGCGCGGCGAAGGGAGCCAAGGACGGCGCCTCCGCCAAGGTCGCCGGGGCGTCCGGCGCCGAGGCCGCCGGGGACGCCTCCGCGGCGAAAGCGGCCCCGGCGGCCGCGTCCGCGGCGGTGACGGACGCCGAGGACGAGGGCGCCGCCGAGGTGGAGGAGGGCGAGGAAGCCCCCTTCGACGGACCCTGGCCGATGTTCGACGACCTCCTCGCCGCCGTGGTCGCCGTCGCCGAGCGCCGCGTCTTCGCCGACCTGAGGGGCGAGGAGGCGCGGGTCGCGATCCGCGACTTCTCTCTGGCCCTCTACAAGGACCTGCTCCTGGGCCTCGGCGAGATCGAGGAGGAGGAAGAGGAGGAGGACTGA
- the rnhA gene encoding ribonuclease HI has translation MTRVVAYTDGSCDTASGRGGWAYLLKADGRERRASGFEAHTTNNRMELTAAVRALEALTRPCRVTVVTDSEYLKKAFTDGWLDRWQRNGWRTASRQPVKNRDLWERLLELTSVHDVEWSWTRGHAGQPENELVDALALAARRTGRGTAATG, from the coding sequence ATGACCCGCGTCGTCGCGTACACCGACGGGTCCTGCGACACGGCGTCGGGCCGGGGGGGCTGGGCCTACCTGCTCAAGGCCGACGGGCGCGAGCGCCGGGCCTCTGGCTTCGAGGCGCACACGACGAACAACCGCATGGAGCTGACGGCCGCCGTGCGCGCCCTGGAGGCCCTCACCAGGCCCTGCCGCGTCACGGTCGTCACCGACAGCGAGTACCTCAAGAAGGCGTTCACCGACGGCTGGCTGGACAGGTGGCAGCGCAACGGCTGGCGCACGGCCTCCCGACAGCCGGTGAAGAACCGCGACCTGTGGGAGCGACTCCTCGAGCTCACGTCCGTCCACGACGTCGAGTGGTCGTGGACGCGCGGGCACGCCGGCCAGCCAGAGAACGAGCTCGTCGACGCCCTCGCGCTCGCGGCGCGGCGCACGGGGCGCGGCACCGCCGCCACCGGCTGA
- the rpiA gene encoding ribose-5-phosphate isomerase RpiA: MAQTPGSDGRKRAAAGAALALVEDGMTLGLGTGSTAYWFVAGVAERLREGSLRRVRGVPTSEATARQAREAGIELVDLPAAGVDLAVDGMDELAPSLDAVKGLGGALLREKVVASSARRFVLIGDESKLVSRLGERAPVPVEVVPFGLARTRLLLERLGAEARPRPAGGSLFVTDNGNHVVDCRFEAPFDPEELAAELSSLPGVVEHGLFLGLADLAFVAGAGGVRRLEAAA, from the coding sequence ATGGCCCAGACGCCGGGAAGCGACGGACGGAAGCGCGCAGCCGCCGGGGCCGCCCTGGCGCTGGTCGAGGACGGCATGACGCTGGGCCTCGGCACGGGAAGCACGGCCTACTGGTTCGTCGCCGGCGTCGCCGAGCGGCTGCGCGAGGGCTCGCTGCGGCGCGTGCGCGGCGTGCCGACGTCCGAGGCGACGGCGCGCCAGGCGCGCGAGGCGGGCATCGAGCTCGTCGACCTGCCCGCCGCCGGCGTCGACCTGGCGGTGGACGGCATGGACGAGCTGGCGCCCTCGCTCGACGCCGTCAAGGGGCTGGGTGGCGCGCTGCTGCGGGAGAAGGTCGTGGCGTCGTCGGCGCGCCGGTTCGTGCTCATCGGCGACGAGTCGAAGCTGGTGTCGCGCCTGGGCGAGAGGGCGCCCGTGCCCGTCGAGGTCGTGCCCTTCGGCCTGGCGCGGACCAGGCTCCTCCTCGAGCGCCTGGGAGCGGAGGCGCGCCCGCGCCCGGCGGGCGGCTCGCTGTTCGTCACCGACAACGGCAACCACGTGGTCGACTGCCGCTTCGAGGCGCCCTTCGACCCGGAGGAGCTGGCGGCCGAGCTGTCCTCCCTGCCCGGCGTCGTCGAGCACGGGCTGTTCCTGGGCCTGGCCGACCTGGCCTTCGTCGCCGGGGCCGGCGGCGTGCGCCGCCTGGAGGCCGCGGCGTGA
- a CDS encoding Maf family protein — MRGLVLASASPRRRELLASLGLEFEVEPADVDETVRPGEDPAELVARLAAAKAEVVGARRPGDLVLAADTTVVVDGEVINKPPTPADNAAYLRRLSGTVHDVYTGHALRLAGRREDVVVRTRVRFRRLSDREVAWYVASGEGVDKAGGYAIQGRGAALVAGIEGCYTNVVGLSLPAVVEAARRLGAPLV, encoded by the coding sequence GTGAGGGGACTCGTGCTGGCCAGCGCATCGCCACGGCGTCGCGAGCTCCTCGCGAGCCTGGGGCTGGAGTTCGAGGTGGAGCCGGCCGACGTCGACGAGACCGTGAGGCCCGGCGAGGACCCGGCGGAGCTCGTCGCCCGCCTGGCGGCGGCCAAGGCCGAGGTCGTGGGCGCGCGTCGCCCGGGCGACCTGGTCCTGGCGGCAGACACGACGGTCGTCGTCGACGGCGAGGTCATCAACAAGCCCCCCACCCCCGCTGACAACGCCGCTTACCTGCGGCGCCTCTCCGGCACGGTCCACGACGTCTACACGGGCCACGCCCTGCGCCTGGCGGGCCGCCGCGAGGACGTCGTCGTGCGCACGCGGGTCCGCTTCAGGCGCCTCAGCGACAGGGAGGTCGCGTGGTACGTGGCCTCCGGCGAGGGCGTCGACAAGGCCGGCGGCTACGCGATACAGGGCCGCGGCGCCGCCTTGGTCGCGGGCATCGAGGGCTGCTACACCAACGTCGTCGGGCTGAGCCTGCCCGCCGTCGTCGAGGCGGCGCGGCGGCTGGGGGCACCACTTGTCTAG
- a CDS encoding class I tRNA ligase family protein, giving the protein RDWLISRQRYWGTPIPMLYCDECGIVPEKEENLPVLLPADVAFMPTGESPLKHHPAFAAATCPRCGGRARRETDTMDTFMDSSWYWFRYLSPHDDSRPFDPELVKRWTPVDVYTGGVEHAILHLLYARFFTKVLRDLGLVEIDEPFLKLRNQGIILGADNEKMSKSRGNVVNPDELVAQYGADTVRAFLMFIGPWDQGGPWSYQGIEGVFRFLHRVWALVVDQEAPAEPGPDADPAAVARELRRAVHHAIKEVTEDLEEFRFNTAISELMTLSNAMGKAKPHRDALGETWREAVRSLLLLLAPFTPHIAEELWERSGFEGSVHLQAWPEHDEEALRADTVRMAVQVNGKVRGQVDAPADADDATVLALARREPNVARYLQAGEVVREIVVKGRMVSFVVKG; this is encoded by the coding sequence CGCGACTGGCTGATCTCGCGCCAGCGGTACTGGGGCACGCCGATCCCGATGCTCTACTGCGACGAGTGCGGGATCGTGCCGGAGAAGGAGGAGAACCTCCCCGTCCTGCTCCCCGCCGACGTGGCGTTCATGCCCACCGGCGAGTCGCCCCTCAAGCACCACCCCGCCTTCGCCGCGGCCACGTGCCCGCGGTGCGGCGGCAGGGCCAGGCGCGAGACCGACACGATGGACACCTTCATGGACTCGTCGTGGTACTGGTTCCGCTACCTCTCGCCACACGACGACTCCCGTCCGTTCGACCCCGAGCTCGTGAAGCGCTGGACGCCCGTGGACGTCTACACCGGCGGCGTCGAGCACGCGATACTGCACCTGCTCTACGCCCGCTTCTTCACCAAGGTCCTGCGCGACCTCGGCCTCGTCGAGATCGACGAGCCGTTCCTGAAGCTGCGCAACCAGGGGATCATCCTGGGCGCCGACAACGAGAAGATGTCGAAGTCGCGCGGCAACGTCGTGAACCCCGACGAGCTCGTCGCGCAGTACGGCGCCGACACCGTGCGCGCGTTCCTGATGTTCATCGGCCCCTGGGACCAGGGCGGTCCCTGGAGCTACCAGGGGATCGAGGGCGTCTTCAGGTTCCTGCACCGCGTCTGGGCACTGGTCGTCGACCAGGAGGCCCCGGCCGAGCCCGGCCCGGACGCGGACCCTGCGGCCGTGGCGCGCGAGCTGAGGCGCGCCGTGCACCACGCGATCAAGGAGGTCACGGAGGACCTCGAGGAGTTCCGCTTCAACACCGCGATCTCCGAGCTCATGACGCTCTCGAACGCGATGGGCAAGGCGAAGCCCCACCGCGACGCGCTGGGCGAGACCTGGCGGGAGGCCGTGCGCAGCCTGCTGCTGCTGCTCGCTCCCTTCACGCCGCACATCGCCGAGGAGCTGTGGGAGCGGTCCGGGTTCGAGGGCTCCGTACACCTCCAGGCGTGGCCCGAGCACGACGAGGAGGCCCTGCGCGCCGACACGGTCAGGATGGCCGTGCAGGTGAACGGCAAGGTGCGCGGACAGGTGGACGCGCCCGCCGACGCCGACGACGCCACGGTCCTCGCCCTGGCCAGGCGCGAGCCGAACGTCGCCCGCTACCTCCAGGCCGGCGAGGTCGTGCGCGAGATCGTCGTCAAGGGCCGGATGGTCAGCTTCGTCGTCAAGGGCTGA
- a CDS encoding response regulator transcription factor, whose product MTRILLCDDHAMFRQGLRTILETEEGFRVIGEASTGREAIRHALETRPDVVLMDIQMPEVDGVAATKAILAEQPDAKVIILTMYRQDRYVFEAIKVGARGYMLKDSGADELIEAIRRVAAGETLLNAEMAAEILAEFRKYGDLPAHPEHKISELTEREEEILRHLAQGATNQEIAERLGVSEKTVRNRLTEIFSKLRLNNRTQAALYALREGIATLQDGGEG is encoded by the coding sequence ATGACGCGGATACTGCTCTGCGACGACCACGCCATGTTCCGGCAGGGCCTGCGCACGATCCTCGAGACCGAGGAGGGCTTCCGGGTCATCGGCGAGGCGTCGACGGGCCGGGAGGCGATCAGGCACGCGCTGGAGACGCGGCCCGACGTGGTCCTCATGGACATCCAGATGCCCGAGGTCGACGGGGTGGCGGCCACGAAGGCGATCCTGGCCGAGCAGCCCGACGCCAAGGTCATCATCCTCACCATGTACAGGCAGGACCGGTACGTCTTCGAGGCCATCAAGGTCGGCGCGCGCGGCTACATGCTCAAGGACTCCGGCGCGGACGAGCTGATCGAGGCGATACGCCGCGTCGCGGCCGGCGAGACCCTGCTGAACGCCGAGATGGCCGCGGAGATCCTCGCCGAGTTCCGCAAGTACGGCGACCTGCCCGCTCACCCGGAGCACAAGATCAGCGAGCTCACCGAGCGCGAGGAGGAGATCCTCAGGCACCTGGCGCAGGGAGCGACGAACCAGGAGATCGCCGAGAGGTTGGGCGTGAGCGAGAAGACCGTGAGGAACCGCCTGACCGAGATCTTCTCGAAGCTGAGGCTCAACAACCGCACGCAGGCCGCCCTCTACGCCCTGCGGGAGGGCATCGCGACGCTGCAGGACGGCGGCGAGGGGTGA
- a CDS encoding M20/M25/M40 family metallo-hydrolase, with protein sequence MSQALGDPAQAGLAQRLVDLVLLLAETPAPTFAEDARAELVARLWREAGLEPRRDAAGNVVAEVPGGSGPLVLVAAHLDSVFVEGTDVTVRRDGDRLAGAGVGDDAAGLAVLTAYLQDPPQRRPRLVVAATVGEEGAGDLRGARQVVADLAGEIDHFVAFDGHLGSVCTQGVGSLRHEVVMTAAGGHSWGDYPSPSAVHAVGRAVARLAALPVPREPRSSLNVGLLWGGTSVNSIAAEAGFALDLRSVDQRTLELLWEACRAEIEKVAEESGCGLAVSRVGARPAGARDHAVLVEAARRALVSVGLEATLAPASTDANAAMAAGVSAIALGAYKGGGAHTLSEWVDAGSLPLGLEVLRRFLAELAA encoded by the coding sequence GTGAGCCAGGCGCTGGGCGACCCGGCGCAGGCCGGGCTGGCGCAGCGGCTCGTGGACCTCGTGCTGCTGCTGGCGGAGACGCCGGCGCCCACCTTCGCCGAGGACGCTCGGGCCGAGCTGGTGGCGCGTCTGTGGCGCGAGGCGGGCCTCGAGCCGCGCCGCGACGCCGCCGGGAACGTCGTGGCCGAGGTGCCCGGCGGGAGCGGTCCCCTGGTGCTCGTGGCGGCGCACCTCGACAGCGTGTTCGTCGAGGGCACCGACGTCACCGTGCGACGCGACGGCGACCGGCTGGCCGGCGCGGGCGTCGGCGACGACGCGGCCGGCCTGGCGGTGCTCACCGCCTACCTGCAGGACCCGCCACAGCGTCGTCCGCGGCTGGTGGTGGCGGCCACCGTGGGCGAGGAGGGCGCCGGCGACCTCAGGGGCGCCCGGCAGGTGGTGGCCGACCTGGCGGGCGAGATCGACCACTTCGTGGCCTTCGACGGCCACCTCGGCTCGGTCTGCACGCAGGGCGTCGGGTCGCTGCGCCACGAGGTCGTGATGACGGCCGCCGGCGGTCACTCGTGGGGCGACTACCCGAGCCCCAGCGCCGTGCATGCCGTGGGCCGGGCCGTCGCCAGGCTGGCCGCGCTGCCCGTGCCGCGCGAGCCGCGCTCGAGCCTCAACGTCGGCCTCCTGTGGGGCGGCACCAGCGTGAACTCGATAGCCGCGGAGGCCGGCTTCGCCCTCGACCTGCGCAGCGTCGACCAACGCACGCTCGAGCTGCTGTGGGAGGCGTGCCGCGCCGAGATCGAGAAGGTCGCCGAGGAGAGCGGCTGCGGCCTGGCCGTGAGTCGCGTGGGCGCGAGGCCCGCCGGCGCGCGCGACCACGCCGTCCTCGTCGAGGCCGCCAGGCGTGCGCTGGTCTCGGTGGGCCTGGAGGCGACCCTCGCCCCGGCCAGCACGGACGCCAACGCGGCGATGGCCGCCGGCGTCAGCGCCATCGCGCTGGGCGCCTACAAGGGCGGCGGCGCGCACACGCTGTCGGAGTGGGTCGACGCGGGGTCGCTGCCCCTCGGCCTCGAGGTCCTCAGGCGCTTCCTGGCCGAGCTGGCGGCCTAG
- a CDS encoding helix-turn-helix domain-containing protein, whose amino-acid sequence MRSYGQYCPLARALDVVGDRWTLLVVRELFARDSRYSDLKDALPGIATNLLADRLRQLQAHGLVEQYEAPPPVRSAVYRLTQRGRELGPVLRALVSWGRPLLEAGRGEDAFSPQWLMLALPILFGHVEVADLGPLTAVLEMGGEPVTLEIGETLTSAMGSPAGGGDVRLRGDPEAVFDFLSGRSAGEDGRVVVEGGDEAARRLREFARRAGRA is encoded by the coding sequence ATGCGCTCCTACGGCCAGTACTGTCCCCTGGCCAGGGCCCTCGACGTCGTCGGGGACCGGTGGACCCTGCTTGTGGTGCGCGAGCTCTTCGCCAGGGACAGCCGCTACTCCGACCTCAAGGACGCGCTGCCCGGCATCGCCACGAACCTCCTGGCCGACCGGCTGCGGCAGCTCCAGGCCCACGGCCTCGTGGAGCAGTACGAGGCGCCGCCGCCGGTGAGGTCCGCGGTCTACCGCCTCACCCAGCGCGGGAGGGAGCTGGGACCCGTGCTGCGGGCCCTGGTCAGTTGGGGCAGGCCCCTGCTGGAGGCCGGTCGCGGCGAGGACGCCTTCAGCCCCCAGTGGCTGATGCTCGCCCTGCCGATCCTGTTCGGGCACGTCGAGGTCGCGGACCTGGGGCCGCTGACCGCGGTCCTCGAGATGGGTGGCGAGCCCGTCACCCTGGAGATCGGAGAGACCTTGACGAGCGCGATGGGCAGCCCCGCCGGCGGGGGGGACGTACGCCTGCGGGGCGACCCCGAGGCGGTCTTCGACTTCCTCAGCGGCAGGTCGGCCGGCGAGGACGGTCGCGTGGTCGTAGAGGGCGGCGACGAGGCCGCCAGGCGCCTGCGCGAGTTCGCCAGGCGGGCGGGAAGGGCGTGA
- the mreC gene encoding rod shape-determining protein MreC, which translates to MSSLLRAWYAFLALGLVTIALMAVVGRVPFEYSAAVALPQDLLHRAGTNVRLTVESLVDRRDLRAEVERLEAELAASRQEARFLELEVQRLEEVLSVRRSQSPGTVATAPVVGGEVGAELARLIVGLGARDGVTVDMPVTVPQGLVGIVTDAGPDTALVRTILDPESRVGVTVRGKGGQGIAVGDVGDRVRVTGFLEVEPVEVGDEVETSSRGGLFPVGVLVGVVEEVLPQDPNELRRTYIVRPAVDLATLREVVLLAPQ; encoded by the coding sequence TTGTCTAGCCTGCTCAGGGCCTGGTACGCGTTCCTCGCGCTCGGCCTCGTCACCATCGCGCTCATGGCCGTGGTCGGACGCGTGCCCTTCGAGTACTCGGCGGCGGTCGCCCTGCCGCAGGACCTGCTGCACCGCGCCGGCACGAACGTCAGGCTGACCGTGGAGAGCCTCGTCGACAGGCGCGACCTCCGCGCCGAGGTCGAGAGGCTCGAGGCCGAGCTGGCCGCCTCCCGCCAGGAGGCGCGCTTCCTCGAGCTCGAGGTGCAGCGCCTCGAGGAGGTCCTGTCCGTGCGGCGCTCGCAGTCGCCCGGCACGGTCGCGACGGCGCCCGTGGTCGGCGGCGAGGTGGGGGCGGAGCTGGCGCGCCTCATCGTCGGCCTGGGCGCCAGGGACGGCGTGACGGTGGACATGCCCGTGACGGTGCCGCAGGGGCTCGTCGGCATCGTCACCGACGCCGGCCCTGACACGGCCCTGGTGCGGACGATCCTCGACCCGGAGTCCCGCGTGGGCGTGACCGTGCGGGGCAAGGGCGGCCAGGGCATCGCCGTCGGCGACGTCGGCGACAGGGTGCGCGTGACCGGCTTCCTCGAGGTCGAGCCCGTGGAGGTGGGCGACGAGGTCGAGACCTCCAGCCGCGGCGGCCTCTTCCCGGTCGGCGTCCTCGTAGGCGTGGTCGAGGAGGTGCTGCCGCAGGACCCCAACGAGCTCAGGCGCACCTACATCGTGCGCCCCGCGGTGGACCTCGCCACGCTGCGCGAGGTCGTGCTGCTCGCTCCGCAGTAG
- a CDS encoding VOC family protein has product MAGWAVIPTVRVPDMGEALDFYREKLGFELTRGGPDEVNCSLSRGDARIMLEVPTDLYSPAYNEAIRRRLGGRSAVSLYVEVPDLERFYERLRASGVTVVDPIAPRPWGQTEFTVEDHVGTWLTFWEAPE; this is encoded by the coding sequence GTGGCTGGCTGGGCGGTCATCCCGACGGTGCGCGTGCCCGACATGGGCGAGGCGCTCGACTTCTACCGCGAGAAGCTGGGGTTCGAGCTGACGCGCGGCGGACCCGACGAGGTGAACTGCTCGCTCTCGCGGGGCGACGCGCGGATCATGCTCGAGGTGCCCACGGACCTCTACTCGCCCGCCTACAACGAGGCGATAAGGCGGCGGCTCGGCGGCAGGTCGGCCGTGTCCCTCTACGTCGAGGTGCCGGACCTGGAGCGGTTCTACGAGCGCTTGCGCGCGTCCGGCGTCACGGTCGTGGACCCCATCGCGCCGCGCCCCTGGGGCCAGACCGAGTTCACGGTCGAGGACCACGTGGGCACCTGGCTGACGTTCTGGGAGGCCCCGGAGTAG